cactagaactaaagaaatgaagggtgatttgacgaacaacctgtaggctaagttttggatgctgtcataagccaatcaatggtcatctgtgtgtgtgcgcgacaaagcgacgatatgcctcgcaacgatgcaacaacacagaataatggttagggcaagagattgtcttgttcatataaaatcactaggagttttacccttggtacgaaatgaatatcaatcggacttttaatgtcaacgtggtcctgataggcagcgcatgggtttcaagtgcaatgcgtcaatctgcctttggccacgttcggtttctacagtccaacggaaaactttggatgaataaaatgaacggcgatttggcgagacggctgctggttagatattgctgtcaacgaagcatttcgcaaaatctgtgcattgcacaatagattgcctatctctactggactggttgcctgcctggctggcgcagactctgaatgtATGCTATGTTGCGtcacactttaaacaggcgggcccagacggctgtagcctgttacggtgcctattggcgcttgacaggtgaagtgagtaaagaaaggaaaatgatatgagtagccatctgtggtcttatatcatggaaattccatgaaaattatattgtgaaatttgttctttgtaaaaagcctcagattttccaacaaattaaaaactgcattttgagaaaagtttcaaatgtgaaacaaaattaagtcttcaaaaaacttttttccccaaaacatgagcctgaaaatggggggtcgtcttataatcaggatcgtgttatattcgggctaatacggtacttTGCATGATTCCTATaccaatttgtcccgtgtcaaacgattgactaggcttcgctctttctccctctcgtgcgtgctataagaagccgcagcatatgattcgaagcatgatgttggatgcctcgcgtagcctaCATGCGCTTCTTACAAGCGCCtactagatactttcgccatttcgtagcgcacagacccgttaaaatagctgTCAGGAAAACGTACCGTAGttctacccaagctttcattaacggagctctattttcacgtgggcagggcaaatgcggtttcaaattattaggaaaaacagcttaaccactgtagctaactacatccactcacttgCGTCCTGATGTtgtcataacaagaatcatgatctcaaatagctacctctctgggaaacgtgtagactagcctatctgtgacagatcgtttggacattttcttataatcagagatgttctagaactataaagaaagatatttgatacaaccacgccagccccgcagaccaaagcggcacctgttttaaattgcgctttcaaagagaaatatgaagggcgggacttagattgagctcgtttcacattattggctgtgccgacagcaacaaatgcagtgtttggtcaaacgtcattgtcagttatggaatctctcctgaaactgtattaagttttctgcggtagagcgatACACCATGATACactggcgctacacttttctcctcgcttgacccccccccaaaaaaaaattctcctcggatctacactattcacagaaatgacccattttgatttcaaaacggcgcatttcgccgaaaggtgagggattttcataaGGGAAAGCAAATTCTACAAATGCAAGGATAAgaccttaagggccgtacacacacgtcgctgctagttagtcgctcagcggatgaagtcaatagaatgtctacgtgttccagcgagtctcgctggcgagtaggcgaggagagtacaagcgatgcgatgtgggtgggttccgagataaacttattttatcttcgagcgacgcgagttaagcgagtaaccaattggaatgcagtataggaaaatacatacagtgtacaccatcaaaggctcatatgcatggttgtgcacagcacacgatcaacgttaaacagcgtaggcctacattttgtttcgtacggacgttattggcgcggacagcgggaaccatgacaaccagtaaacaaaatcacccagagcgagtggcaagtaggcgagtgggcaagtaggcgagtgagcaagtagcaagtaaatagcagcgacgtgtgtgtacggccctttagacaaGCCCTGCGCACCACGTCGGcagtgttctcacacacacacacacacacacacacacacacacacacacacacacacacacacacacacacacacacacacacacacaccttccatcaCGCCACTTCCCAAACGTAGGGAAACCTCAGTTCTTTTGCTGGAGACAACTCCATAAAGCCTGTGCCAGTCTGGCAGCACTGGGTGATTTTGTTGAGGCTGAGttatttaagtttttataggctgagggcaggtgtttttgcaggtgccttaggcatcaaggTGTTAAAATGTACAGAAAAAGTTCAAAGTTGAATGGAATGACTCACATAAAAGCGCGAGTGGGACACGTCTGACGGTAGTGCCACATTGTAGGAGCCCACTGCTTTGTAGAGGCACCGACTGTGACGCACCAACACCCCCTGTGGCCATATGGTGTTCTCGGACcagctgaaaacaaacaaacaaacaaacaagacttATTCAGGGgttaatttctcgaaaccatagttgctaactatgttagttcCTCGCTGTTTTCTATGCAATATCCCACTGACAACTATCCAAGCTGCTAAATGCAACTGGCTAACAaccacgctttcgagaaacgcaccccagatagGTTTACAATGTCCAAAATAAAATGGGTTAGAACTATGACTTTGAGCATAGAAGTTTATAAACATGGCAAAAATAGGGCTATACTAACATTTTGAAGAAAATGTATGAAGTATAATATGGCCACTAAGGCACACAGGAAGATGATCAACACAACAGAGACGatcaggggtgtatttctcgaaagcatagttgttagccagttagcaacttcggtagttgccaatgtgaaattgcattgcaaacaacaaagtagctagcatagTTAGTAAatacggttttgagaaatgcaccccaggatggTAAACATCAACTTAGTCAATACATCTCCTACACATAAACAGCTAGCTTGATAGCTGAGAAATGCTAACTACAGTAGATTCACATTGAAACTCAACATAGATTTATGTAGCAAAATCAGGGCAAAGtgtgttttgaggctgttttgatcaaaaCTTGAAAGGAAAtccatttggaagaatgctccagttgcctttcccaGGACACCAAGCACCCAAAACATGGCTAAATGATGGGTACTTTGGATACATTGGAATTCAAACATGGCTAAAGGACTAGTGCATGGGGGCTAAAACCTTGATAAAGGAAggtttcaaatctgggaaagagGAAAGGCAGCGAGCATTCTTCTAAATCACAAAATACACTCGccagccactttattaggtaTACTTCTGTAGTGCTGGGATGGAcacccttttgccttcagagctGCCTTAAAAGCCTGCAAcgatactcgggtaggctgtggcattccaaaaAAAAAGGCCAAGGGGTACTAAGGAACTAAGGGGCCCAAATTGTGGCAAGAAAACATCCTTACACCATTATACCACCTGCCTGAACTGTTGATGCAAGGCAGGGTGGAGCCATactttcatgttgttgacgccaaattctgacccttCCAGCAGacatcaagactcatcagaccagaccTGATCTTCTATTCTGGTGAGCCTGTGCAAGTTTAGCCCCATTtacctgttcttagctgacaggagtggcacccgatgtggtcttctgctgctgtagctcaTCTGCCTCAAGGCTCATGGTGCTGTGCGTTCAGAGATGCTCTTATGCATTCCTCAGTTGCAACAAGTGGTTATTTGAGTTAATGTTGTCTTCGTATCAGCttgaaccagtctggccattttcctctgacctctagCATCAGCAAGGCATCGTCGCCCACAGAACTGCCACTCACTgtatattttctctttttcacatATTTTTTGGTAAAACCTAGAGATGGTTGTACATGAATATCCCAATAGACCAGTGggttctgaaatactcaaaccaagCCCATCTGGCACCAGcaaccatgccatgttcaaagtcaaagtcatttggcatgggcagtcatgggtgagtggttagggcgtcagacttgcatcccagaggttgctggttcgactcccgacccgccaggttggtggggggagtaatcaaccagtgctctcccccatcctcctccatgactgaggtaccctgagcatggtaccgccccaccgcactgctccccatggggcgccactgagggctgcccccttgcacgggtgaggcataaatgcaatttcgttgtgtgcagtgtgcagtgttcacttgtgtgctgtggagtgctgtgtcacaatgacaatgggagttggagtttcccaggtgggctttcactttcacttttcgctttcaTTGAAATGCCCTTTCTACCTCATTCTGATGTTTGCATTAAGTTGCCGCCATGTGATTGGCTTGATTAAAAATATGACTCCATGAGCAGTTGGAAATGTGTGTCTAAGTGGCTATTGAGTGTAGTCTGAAAACACACTGCActgattttgaaaaaaaagccCTTTCACCGCCATTCAACACACAGGGAGGAAAAAGTTTCGGTTTGTCAAAAAGTCAAAGAGGGGTTTGAATCGACCTGAGCTCATTTTCCAATagttcctccctgtctctctcccccgctcatttcctgtcaccctcTCACTGTACTATTCTaaacaaaggcataaaagcccaacattatcttaaaggtgcactgtgtaatattttttaacagtttcttaacaaaattcatgctgcccattcatacatGTTCATAAAAACTTTtttgatgaatacttaccaccatcatgaaATTCCAactattcattacgactgggaaaatcatacttttcatacatggaaaaggTGGCTGTTCTCAGTGTGaatttttgaattttcagaaagagacatttttaggtgcagaaacatactgtactttggacatactagtaaatattggtttattatttaggaaatattaatgaaaagatcaaatttggcaacagcagcagtttcaatgagcagcatagttcaaATTACatgtacctactctggccaccatcctacacagtgcaccccaaaaataaaaacaaaatgaaatccaCTCACAGGTGCTGAGGAGCGTTGCTGTAGGCACCGTGCTCCAGGCGTTGCCAGCGGCCCAGGTGTGCAGCAGAGCGATGCAGGAGGTCGCAGTAGCTCGGCGGCAACAACTGACTCATCAGCATCACGAAGGCATTGATCCACACCATGATGAGGTGCTCACACGACCAGCGCATGTCATAGTACTGGGTACTCTATTGAGGGAcaaacatacaaaacatacaaaaatatattattatcttGGGGAGATGTTTTTAGGGGAACACTCTCTTATTacccatttttagatgcgtcccagcatctctataagagggtctgtctgtctgtccgtccgtccgtccgtccgtctgagacgcattccttcaattgttccttcctgtggccacaaggcggcagacttgccattttggaccggagcgaatgcgtgcaagcataccctttctaaccggatgctaacgttggcgaaaagtagcctagccacaggctaactgacaaacgtgaggccaacaactcagccgatcgtgatgtacgccacaaatagaccaatcgacctcatatttagaaactacaatgttgatttctgccttcgattttcatcagttaagaaatctagcgtcggattaacacattattaaggtagtaaagcgagttgccgccatgtttgttttccagaatcgggtagagagctcacgtgcagcattctgggtaattgagtttcactgctttgtgccttgacggtgaaaaaaagtccataacgtgaggccaacaactcagccgatcgtgatgtacgccacaaatagaccaatcgacctcatatttagaaactacaatgttgatttctgccttcgattttcatcagttaagaaatctagcgtcggattaacacattattaaggtagtaaagcgagttgccgccatgtttgttttccagaatcgggtagagagctcacgtgcagcattctgggtaattgagtttcactcattgagagtaaatagaaggtttcactgctttgtgccttgacggtgaagctggtattgaaaaaaagtccataagcgcatgattcacccaaacggttttatttatttattatttgtcgatgtttagattctttcccacatgcacatactgctgaaatggcgtgatactaaaggttgttaggcctaataaatgtctggtaatttgtaatgttcacttcatctaggctatgtgaaatttcaaatcatagcctatggttcttttccaaatccaataatgatgataagcttattataccctaaactgcaaaaaataaagccatgtctcgccattttgctgccttgctgcctgccacaatatttggagtgtccatgatgaccaataaacaaagaaaagtacatcctcggggggcgttgacaggctaggaggaggccaggggggcgttttgggggggggtggggggtgggggatggcatagttggaactggcatagagggacgcatctgtggTCCACCTGTCGGCCTTGTTCACTTCTGCTTTATCAAGTTCTGCTAGTGAGACAAACAAAACCCCACAAATGCAGCTGTGCAGATTGTGTAGATTGATGTTGAATGCAGTTGATGATCACATCAAATTTTTAAACAAAGATCATTGTCAGCAATACAATATCAACCAGTGCTAATCAACAAACCTAAATAAAACACTAATTAGTTTAGCATTTCTTTGAAAACTTTCTGTAGGTCTTCATGATGATGGTGAAGGTACCCATCTCTTATCCTACCTGCAGTATATCAATCCAATGGGCATTTGTTTTTCTCAAGCCATCCACCTCTGCTGTTCCTCTTGCTCTGTAGccagctactgtatgtgtataccaAGCACAGCCTGCGCTACCTGAGCTACGGAAATCATTATTTCTTTATGGAGGGTCTGCGATTaaagtgaccagagcgaatttcagcgattaaagtcaagctaacaTGGTAATGACGCGGTTCcagcaaaaaacaattggaatgttcatatctccgaatatCCCAGGCTGTCAAacaagagccgttatgtgataagctaaatcaaacatgtcaatgtcacgtccagagcgaataaagtgaattcatggtaaaacttcttcagcgacctcagctaCTTGGGTTGCGTAGGTCATTTCTGGTCTACACAGTCTACGCAGCATCAGATATTTTATtagcaatgagtgtgtgtgtgtgtgtgtgtgtgtgtgtgtgtgtgtgtgtgtgtgtgtgtgtgtgtgtgtgtgtgtgtgcgcgcgcgcagttGGACAGAGTACATCAGTACCAaaatgcagtatctgtacttAATTTCAGTATTTTGTTTACCCAAAATAGACCAAGAaagttaaaaggtgcactgtgtaggatggtggtggagtagaaatcttttcatgaatatttcattagtaataaactaatattaattaatatgaccaaagtacagcaagttttgatGGTGATGCAAAGTATTAGTGTAAAAGGTTAACATTTCTggatgggctgcatgaattctggaaaggaaCTGCTAAAAAcaatactacacagtgcacctttaaggcagaAAACAACCAGAGCTACAAGCACAACATAAAAACTTACTTTCACGAAGCAGAGGGGCAGGAAGGCCACGTAGTAGGCACTGAAGAGTGAGTTGAAGAGCACCTCCTTGATGCGACGGTTGAAGTTGGTCTTCAGTTCCTCGACTTCAGTGCGAATGAGCTCCGGAGAGTGTGGACAGGTGTGCGTGGGCACTGGGCCGGGACTGCTGAACTGCTCCAGCAGGTTCTCACGCAGGAGTGACATGAAGTCTCGAGGACGAAGCAGGGCACCGTCACCAACGCCACTCTCTCTGTCGGACAGATTGCAGTCGGGGCTTGATGGCGCCACGCTACCTCCTCGGCTCTCCTGGTGGAAGCAACACAGCGGGACGTACACACCAAACCTGCCAAAAATGTTGAATGTGGTCAGTGTTTTTACCACAGGCTTGGGTTGAAAGGCACTTCTGAAACTATATtctgtatataatatataatgcTGTAACTACAACTATAATTCTGCAACTACACCTATTCTTTCCCCCAAGGGCTCTAATAAGTTTGGAGGTGTTAAATGTGGTCAGTGTTTATTAGGACTGTCACGATATTGGATCGAGCCGAGTCATGATGCGTAGAGTCATGATACTGCATCGCAGTGCAAGAAGGGATCACGAAACACACTTTCGTTCTGTTACAATTCACTCCAGAAAAcatccacatgatatgatgtgagaGCTTCACAACATTATTGTTTTGAAACCTTTTTAATAATTAGTAGCCTGTTGTAACCTACTCTACCTTCAAACTATCAAAGTTTTATATATATCTGAaaataaattacacatttaaaaaataGTGCGTTGTATcaaactgtaggtcaaaaattATGATACAAACGGAATCATGAATTGAATGCATCGATACAACTGTAGTGTTTATATCACAGAGAGTTGAGCCAATAGCGGTGTAGTTTGAGCCCGCCTTTAGAATAACGATGCATCAGTTGTCAGAAGACCATCTAACTTACGGATAGCCCAGGAAGAGGAGGTTGAGCACCGAGTGATTCCTGAAGAGGTTGACCAGCGTCCAGCAGAGCACCCAGCCACACAGCGTCAGCAGACTGAGACGGgcggccaccaccaccacgtacCGCGCCAGGGAACAGGGGCTGCTCTGAGacgcctgcacacagacacaagcacagacacacacctcaaaagGAGAATTCATGCAAGAATTTCAACATGCTGGTTTATGGTTCTCGCTACCCTTGGCATTGTTTTCTTGTTATTGAGGGCCCTGAGCTTTCAGGAGCATTTTGAGCATTCAGGAGGCCATGCATACCTCAGAGATGATGGTCCACACCAGCCGCCTCGCTAACATGACTGTGATGAAGACAGCCAAATGGTAGTCCATAAGGTGGAAGTTctagaaaacaacacacacacacacacgtaatgattCATATGTGATTCATAGTGAGaccataataatataatatggaTAACAAATACGTACACAGTTCAGTGAAAAACGTAATGTAATGAATAGCTCACTGAATGTTATTTGCAACATATCAGTGATTCCCATGCGTAGAATTTGTGGCGCAGTGCCACACAATGGCAACCGAGCACCACAAACACAATTTggtcacatggagagagagagagagagagagagagagagagagagagagagagagagagagagagagagagagagagagagagagagagagagagaga
The Engraulis encrasicolus isolate BLACKSEA-1 chromosome 12, IST_EnEncr_1.0, whole genome shotgun sequence DNA segment above includes these coding regions:
- the tmem39a gene encoding transmembrane protein 39A encodes the protein MPGGRRGPSRQQLSRSALPSLQTLVGGGLSNGTGLRNRSSNSVGLSAPPLTSLITPEPVRHSRIPDLPLDSSLLFEFLLFLYLLVALFVQYINIYRTVWWYPYSHPAASTSLNFHLMDYHLAVFITVMLARRLVWTIISEASQSSPCSLARYVVVVAARLSLLTLCGWVLCWTLVNLFRNHSVLNLLFLGYPFGVYVPLCCFHQESRGGSVAPSSPDCNLSDRESGVGDGALLRPRDFMSLLRENLLEQFSSPGPVPTHTCPHSPELIRTEVEELKTNFNRRIKEVLFNSLFSAYYVAFLPLCFVKSTQYYDMRWSCEHLIMVWINAFVMLMSQLLPPSYCDLLHRSAAHLGRWQRLEHGAYSNAPQHLWSENTIWPQGVLVRHSRCLYKAVGSYNVALPSDVSHSRFYFLFHKPLRILNLLIGIESSVILYQLYSLMRSERWNHTLSLGLILFCNYYVLFKLLRDRIVLGKAYSYPLSGNSLSLKAQ